In Nomascus leucogenys isolate Asia chromosome 8, Asia_NLE_v1, whole genome shotgun sequence, a single genomic region encodes these proteins:
- the ATF1 gene encoding cyclic AMP-dependent transcription factor ATF-1 isoform X2, translating into MSVPTPIYQTSSGQYIAIAPNGALQLASPGTDGLQGLQTLTMTNSGSTQQGTPILQYAQTSDGQQILVPSNQVIVQTASGDMQTYQIRTTPSATSLPQTVVMTSPVTLTSQTTKTDDPQLKREIRLMKNREAARECRRKKKEYVKCLENRVAVLENQNKTLIEELKTLKDLYSNKSV; encoded by the exons ATGTCTGTTCCAACTCCCATCTATCAGACTAGCAGTGGACAGTACA TTGCCATTGCCCCAAATGGAGCCTTACAGTTGGCAAGTCCAGGCACAGATGGACTACAGGGACTTCAGACATTAACCATGACAAATTCAGGCAGTACTCAGCAAGGTACACCTATTCTTCAGTATGCGCAGACCTCTGATGGACAGCAGATACTTGTGCCCAGCAATCAGGTGATCGTACAGA CTGCATCAGGAGATATGCAAACATATCAGATCCGAACTACACCTTCAGCTACTTCTCTGCCACAAACTGTGGTGATGACATCTCCTGTGACTCTTACCTCTCAGACAACTAAGACAGATGACCCCcaattgaaaagagaaataaggtTAATGAAAAACAG AGAAGCTGCTCGAGAATGtcgcagaaagaagaaagaatatgtgAAATGCCTGGAAAACCGAGTTGCAGTCctggaaaatcaaaataaaactctaatagaagagttaaaaactttgaaggaTCTTTATTCCAATAAAAGTGTTTGA